Proteins found in one Gigantopelta aegis isolate Gae_Host chromosome 12, Gae_host_genome, whole genome shotgun sequence genomic segment:
- the LOC121386023 gene encoding GATA zinc finger domain-containing protein 14-like: MFRLAPSGSAHAAGADVNGAKKGFITMPDGSRYQFSYFSPTQTPQQSGPTDTAHTNHGSNPASGQYDSTNSHGPNQNNQHEQNGQGYDTNQNNPIQNQQNGQGYDTNQNNHIQNQQNGQGYDTNQNNPIQHQQNGQGNGTNQNPTLHQQNGQGYGTNQNPTLHQQDGQTPQQSGPTDTAHTNHGSNPASGQYDSTNSHGPNQNNQHQQNGQGYDTNQNNPIQNQQNGQGYDTNQNNPIQNHQNGQGYDTSQNNPIQNHQNGQGYDTNQNNPIQNHQNGQGYDTNQNNPIQNHQNGQGYDIKIIGTQGYDTNQNNPIQNQNGQNESNHQNDRDMTYQNNPIQNHQNGQGYDTNQNKPIQNQQNGQGYDTNQNNPIQHQQNGQGYDTNQNNHIQNQQNGQGYDTNQNNPIQNHQNGQGYDTNQNNPIQNHQNGQGYDTNQNKPIQNQQNGQGYDTNQNNPIHHQQNGQGYDTNQNNHIQNQQNGQGYDTNQNNPIQHQQNGQGYGTNQNPTLHQQNGQGYGTNQNPTLHQQDGQGYGTNPNPTLHQQDGQGYGTNPNPTLHQQDGQGYGTNPNPTLHQQNGQSYGTNQSPTLHQQNGQGYGTNQNPTQHQQDGQGYGTNQNPTQHQQNGQGHVTNQTPTLHQQNGQGYGTNQNPTLHQQDGQGYGTNQNPTLLNKRTRVMARIKTTLHQQHGQGYGTNQNPTLHQQNGQGYGTNQNPTLHQQNGQGYGTNQSPIQHQQNGQGHGTNQSPTQHQQNGQGYGTNQNPTLHQQNGQGYGTNQIPIQHQQNGQGHGTNQNPTQHQQNGQGYGTNQNPTQHQQNGQGYGTNQNPIRHQQNGQGYGTNQNPTRHQQNGQGYGTNQNPTQHQQNGQGYGTNPNGQLPVPHAFDTIPNFHKTDPGQNGGNTAQRMSSDIRNYFGNLQNNQFSFPGFGGFPKRVPQPATRGNSLFLSGFHFPNIDDNYSNMAGLHRDLNQHIDSLGDPFQQNLFKPIPYRSQLVKANTSGGTDSVIPAKSQATKQGKQTKDSEHQKPKSKLPPCVLDCTHNGKPLDGSFHHCDTCSTYVKCEAGKAKLESCPSFLDWDDKRKQCVMFSTTCRLFKLFSTIRPA, encoded by the exons ATGTTCCG CTTGGCGCCGTCTGGTTCTGCCCATGCAGCTGGTGCTGATGTGAACGGAGCAAAGAAAGGCTTCATCACCATGCCCGATGGGTCGCGATACCAGTTCAGCTACTTCTCTCCCACCCAGACCCCGCAGCAGTCGGGACCGACAGACACGGCACATACTAACCACGGTTCGAATCCCGCTAGTGGCCAGTACGATTCTACAAACAGTCATGGCCCGAATCAGAATAATCAGCATGAACAGAACGGACAAGGGTACGATACGAATCAAAATAATCCAATTCAGAATCAACAAAATGGACAGGGATATGACACGAATCAAAACAATCATATTCAGAATCAACAAAATGGACAGGGATATGATACGAATCAAAATAATCCaattcaacatcaacaaaacGGACAGGGTAATGGCACGAATCAAAACCCAACTCTGCATCAACAAAACGGACAAGGTTATGGCACGAATCAAAACCCAACTCTGCATCAACAAGACGGACAGACCCCGCAGCAGTCGGGACCGACAGACACGGCACATACTAACCACGGTTCGAATCCCGCTAGTGGCCAGTACGATTCTACAAACAGTCATGGCCCGAATCAGAATAATCAGCATCAACAGAACGGACAAGGGTACGATACGAATCAAAATAATCCAATTCAGAATCAACAAAATGGACAGGGATATGACACGAATCAAAATAATCCTATTCAGAATCATCAAAACGGACAGGGATATGATACGAGTCAAAATAATCCTATTCAGAATCATCAAAACGGACAGGGATATGACACGAATCAAAATAATCCTATTCAGAATCACCAGAACGGACAGGGATATGACACGAATCAAAATAATCCTATTCAGAATCACCAGAACGGACAGGGATATGACATCAAAATAATCGGAACACAGGGATATGACACGAATCAAAATAATCCTATTCAGAATCAAAACGGACAGAACGAGTCGAATCATCAAAACGACAGGGATATGACATATCAAAATAATCCTATTCAGAATCACCAGAACGGACAGGGATATGATACCAATCAAAATAAACCTATTCAGAATCAACAAAATGGACAGGGATATGATACGAATCAAAATAATCCaattcaacatcaacaaaatGGACAGGGATATGATACGAatcaaaataatcatattcagAATCAACAAAACGGACAGGGATATGATACGAATCAAAATAATCCTATTCAGAATCATCAAAACGGACAGGGATATGACACGAATCAAAATAATCCTATTCAGAATCACCAGAACGGACAGGGATATGATACCAATCAAAATAAACCTATTCAGAATCAACAAAATGGACAGGGATATGATACGAATCAAAATAATCCAATTCATCATCAACAAAATGGACAGGGATATGATACGAATCAAAACAATCATATTCAGAATCAACAAAATGGACAGGGATATGATACGAATCAAAATAATCCaattcaacatcaacaaaacGGACAGGGTTATGGCACGAATCAAAACCCAACTCTGCATCAACAAAACGGACAAGGTTATGGCACGAATCAAAACCCAACTCTGCATCAACAAGACGGACAAGGTTATGGCACGAATCCAAACCCAACTCTGCATCAACAAGACGGACAAGGTTATGGCACGAATCCAAACCCAACTCTGCATCAACAAGACGGACAGGGTTATGGCACGAATCCAAACCCAACTCTGCATCAACAAAACGGACAGAGTTATGGCACGAATCAAAGCCCAACTCTGCATCAACAAAACGGACAGGGTTATGGCACGAATCAAAACCCAACTCAGCATCAACAAGACGGACAGGGTTATGGGACGAATCAAAACCCAACTCAGCATCAACAAAACGGACAGGGTCATGTCACGAATCAAACCCCAACTCTACATCAACAAAACGGACAGGGTTATGGCACGAATCAAAACCCAACTCTGCATCAACAAGACGGACAGGGTTATGGCACGAATCAAAACCCAACTCTGCTCAACAAACGCACAAG GGTTATGGCACGAATCAAAACCACTCTGCATCAACAACACGGACAGGGTTATGGCACGAATCAAAACCCAACTCTGCATCAACAAAACGGACAGGGTTATGGCACGAATCAAAACCCAACTCTGCATCAACAAAACGGACAGGGTTATGGCACGAATCAAAGCCCAATTCAGCATCAACAAAACGGACAGGGTCATGGCACTAATCAAAGCCCAACTCAGCATCAACAAAACGGACAGGGTTATGGCACGAATCAAAATCCAACTCTGCATCAACAAAACGGACAGGGTTATGGCACAAATCAAATCCCAATTCAGCATCAACAAAACGGACAGGGTCATGGCACTAATCAAAACCCAACTCAGCATCAACAAAACGGACAGGGTTATGGCACGAATCAAAACCCAACTCAGCATCAACAAAACGGACAGGGTTATGGCACGAATCAAAACCCAATTCGGCATCAACAAAACGGACAGGGTTATGGCACGAATCAAAACCCAACTCGGCATCAACAAAACGGGCAGGGTTATGGCACGAATCAAAACCCAACTCAGCATCAACAAAACGGACAAGGTTATGGCACGAATCCAAATGGTCAACTTCCTGTACCACATGCATTTGATACTATTCCTAACTTCCACAAGACAGACCCTGGACAAAATGGCGGAAACACGGCCCAGCGGATGTCCTCTGATATACGCAATTACTTCGGCAATTTACAGAACAATCAATTTTCTTTCCCTGGCTTTGGAGGTTTTCCTAAGAGGGTTCCCCAACCAGCCACCCGTGGTAACAGTCTTTTCCTGTCTGGATTCCATTTCCCCAATATCGACGATAACTACAGCAACATGGCTGGTTTGCACCGCGACCTCAACCAACATATTGATTCTCTGGGCGACCCTTTCCAGCAGAATTTATTCAAACCGATTCCATATCGCAGTCAGCTAGTGAAAGCTAATACCTCTGGAGGAACTGATTCCGTTATACCGGCCAAAAGCCAAGCTACTAAACAAGGCAAGCAAACCAAGGATTCCGAACACCAAAAACCGAAAAGCAAACTGCCACCCTGCGTTCTTGACTGCACTCACAATGGTAAGCCTCTTGATGGGTCGTTCCATCACTGTGATACGTGCTCCACATATGTGAAATGTGAAGCGGGTAAGGCCAAACTCGAATCGTGCCCTTCGTTCCTGGACTGGGATGACAAACGAAAGCAATGTGTCATGTTCTCCACAACCTGTCGTCTCTTCAAATTGTTCTCCACGATCAGACCGGCCTAA